From the Silurus meridionalis isolate SWU-2019-XX chromosome 5, ASM1480568v1, whole genome shotgun sequence genome, one window contains:
- the LOC124385736 gene encoding LOW QUALITY PROTEIN: uncharacterized protein LOC124385736 (The sequence of the model RefSeq protein was modified relative to this genomic sequence to represent the inferred CDS: inserted 1 base in 1 codon), giving the protein MKPVWILLLSLNIIISAHVVDFSRKSFISILSIKSGNQVTLHCPLQEIPNAVSVVWYKQHFGEMPQKXGERLAYKEVKINPTFDALGFTIVANTNEISLTIPQINFNDGGLYYCGKSYLDDFALSSGVFLAVTGDKDVKVSVNQSSVSDSVPAGASVTLQCSVLSESRAAELQVLWFRAAPSQSHPQIIYTHHNSSHQCESESSTHTCVYNLSKNIFSLNDTGTYYCAVALCGKIIFGNGTRVQLVAPVDRVVMYLAVALGACLLVIVFHIITCKWRNCEHISVKAEEMSVQKTSSQSRDAAELIFAASHINKRSGTKERAHDNVYTEVIYSTVS; this is encoded by the exons ATGAAACCTGTGTGGATTTTGCTCTTGTCTCTGAACATAATAA TTTCAGCCCATGTTGTGGATTTTTCCAgaaaatcatttatttcaattctCTCAATAAAGTCTGGAAACCAAGTAACTCTTCACTGCCCTCTTCAAGAAATTCCCAATGCTGTGAGTGTGGTTTGGTACAAACAGCATTTTGGAGAAATGCCCCAAA TGGGGGAAAGATTAGCCTATAAGGAGGTGAAAATAAACCCCACTTTTGATGCATTAGGATTTACAATAGTAGCGAATACTAATGAGATTTCTCTTACGATACCACAAATAAACTTTAATGATGGAGGACTTTACTACTGTGGGAAAAGCTACTTGGACGATTTTGCATTATCCAGTGGCGTATTCTTGGCAGTGACAG GAGATAAAGATGTAAAAGTCTCAGTGAACCAGAGCAGTGTATCAGACTCGGTTCCTGCAGGAGCATCAGTGACTCTGCAGTGTTCGGTTCTCTCtgagagcagagcagcagaACTCCAAGTGCTCTGGTTCAGAGCTGCTCCATCACAATCCCATCCTCAAATCATTTACACTCATCACAACAGCAGCCATCAGTGTGAGAGCGAATCttctacacacacctgtgtgtacaACTTGTCCAAGAACATCTTTAGCCTCAATGATACTGGAACTTACTACTGCGCTGTGGCCCTGTGTGGAAAGATCATTTTCGGGAACGGGACAAGAGTTCAGCTGG TAGCACCTGTGGATCGGGTAGTGATGTATCTCGCTGTAGCATTGGGGGCGTGCTTGCTTGTGATTGTTTTTCACATTATAACATGTAAATGGAGGAACTGTGAACATATCAGTG TGAAAGCTGAAGAGATGTCAGTACAGAAAACATCAAGTCAG AGCCGTGATGCAGCAGAGCTGATTTTTGCTGCCTCACACATCAATAAAAGAAGTGGAACGAAAGAACGAGCTCATGATAATGTGTATACTGAAGTGATTTACTCTACTGTTTCATAG